The genomic interval CTGGCTTGGGTGGTCTTTTTGCCAACCCTCTGGTGCCAATTGGTAAATATTGGGTCGCTGTTGCCACTGCTTACGGACTTTTCCAGCATATACTCCATAACGACGGACTAATTGAACCCGCCTCGGCGGTAAATGGGCTACCAGCTGGTCAACAAACTCAAAACCTTTGAAGGTTTCTGACTTTCCTTTGTAGAAGCCCTTTAGGCTGGCTGTCCAAATTACAGTGTCAGAAACTGGATCATACTGGATTTTTTCTGCACAGGTAGCGCCGCGAACGACATACTGCCCGAGGGCTTCACGATCAGCTTTGCTGAATAGTCTGGTTTCGCTCTCAATACTAAACCCAGAATGTTTCCAGTCTTTTAGCATGTTCACACGAGCCTGATTTATCAGTTCCTTTCGTAGAAACAAAGCCAAAATTGCTGCTTGCCAGACCTTGAGCATCCCTTCGTCGGCTCCGATTGGCAAATATATAAAGCGGTCGTACTTGGTAAACCCACCTTCCAGTACTAAAACATGCCAGTGCGGGTGGAATCGAGCGAATTCCCCAAAGGACTGGTAGCTGACGACAGATGCACATAGCAGTGGTCGCCCTGCAGCAAGGGAGAAAAATTCAGACAATAGCGAGAATATTAGCTTGGACACCTCTCCAAACAATCGTTTATCGGATTTAAAGTATGGTCTGAGAATCTTGGGAATCGTAAAAACAAATTGTCGATGCGGTAGATCAAGAAGCAAATCCTCGGATAGGTATTCAGCATAGAGTAAGGTTCGTTTTTGGTCGCACGAGGGACAAAGGTGGAAAACCTTGCACGAAAAAGGTCTGAAGTACGAATGGCCACAATCCTCGCAGCGAATTCGTGCAACACCTTTGGACCAGTCCGCACAATCAGTAAAATGCTCTAGGCGGTCAAGGATAGTTTGCGATGGACTGGCGTAGGCTTGGTAACGGGTTAGAGAATTGCGGACTATGGTCTGGATTATCCCTTCCCGATGGGGAATGTAGGTTCCCATATATATACATACGCAGAAAAACGATCATTTACTGGCAATTTGGAAGAAAAAAGCGGAAAATGTGGACTGACGCCACCTAACAAACGGTTTGAGCGGACTCGCGGGACAAGCCCGCTCGCAGCTCAACCGAATGTTAGCTGGACGCTTCGCGCAAGGAGAAAAGAATCATTTGAAATTATATTTTGCAGGTCCACTATTCAGCATTGCTGAAAAAACGGGGCTTCCGGGTTTTGTGTGGGTCATGCTTGAATTGCCCCATTGGGCAGCATAGAAAGGCCCCCTCTATGGAATAATATGGCCAAGCGAAAACGTGCTCGTGAACGAAAACCGCAGGCTCTGGATTTTATCTTTTGAATGGTTGCATTTGTCGATTCGGCTATGGCATTAGTTGCTTGCATTGTTATCGCATTGAGAATACCCCATAGATGACGACGGACCATTCTTCCAACTTTGATCATTGGAGACAAGCGTGATCGCGACATCCAACCAAGCAATTGCTTCCAGTTTTTCTCTGCAACGCCTCGGTATTTGAAATGCCAAAGCCCATTCGCCGTTTCCTTTAGAAATGTTGTAAACCATTTGGTTTCAAATAACAATTGAATGTTTACAAATTGAAAACCCGCAACTCAATAAAAAGAGCTGCGGGTAAAATTGTGTTAAGAATTACTATCCGATATTGTCCTTGAAATCAGGTCCAGATTAAAATGATGGAGTCCTGTTTTTTCTCGGAAATCCGTGGGTGTACGTATATCCTTGTACAGCACACCAGCCAGTGTTTTTTTGTTCCTGCTTCGTTTTATTTCGGGTCTAATCTCAAAAGCATTGCATTGATCGCAACAATAACGGTCGATAAGGACATGAGGACGGCGCCGAAGGCCGGACCCAAGGTAATGCCGATAGGAGCAAGGAGGCCAGCAGCAATTGGAATCGCGATAAAATTGTAGCCTGCTCCCCATACCAAGTTTTGTTTCATTTTACGTGTCGTCTTGTTTGCTAACTCGATAAAGGATTCAATATCCCCTGGATCAGACTGAGTAAGGATAATATCCGCAGAATCCAAAGCTACTTGCGTTCCAGCTCCGATTGCAATACCTACGTCTGCCAAGGCAAGGGAAGGTGCGTCATTGACCCCGTCTCCCACCATGATAACCGTCTTGTTTTGGTTTTTCATGGACTCGACCAGCTTGTACTTATCTTCCGGAGATTGATTGGCTTGGTATTGAATACCTAGAACTTCTGCAACTCCTTGTGCAGCTTCCTCGTTATCACCAGTAGCCATGAGTGGTTCAATTCCGTATTTTTTCAGCACCTCGATCAAGTTTCTGCTGGTTTCTTTCAGTTCATCTCCCAATGCGACAGCGCCGATTGCTTCATTATTTTCTACAAGGATACTTAAAGTAGCGCCTTTCGGAATATCCATACGCAATGCTTTTCCGTATGCCTTTTGGCTGATTAATTGATAGTGGTGGCCGTTCGCCTCCCCTTCTATTCCTGCTCCCGAAACGATTTCAATGGAGTCAAAGGAAACTGACTTAATGCCTTTTGCTTCAGCGTGGTTCACAATCGATTGGGCAATCGGGTGACTGGAGCCCGCCTCTATACCCGCCAACAAGCCTGTGATTTCTTCTTCAGAATATTTATCACTCAAAACAGTGACGTCCAACACTTTAAATTCACCAGTTGTTAAAGTACCTGTTTTATCCAATACCATAACATCCGCTTTAGTAGTTAATTCCAAAGCTTCTCTATTTTTAACCAGTAATCCTCGGCTTGCACCCAAACTAGTACTACGTGATACTACCAAGGGAATAGCAAGACCCAAAGCATGTGGGCAGGCAATAACTAACGTAGTCACAGTAAAGATAACGGCTGTAGGTAAATCTGCAATGATCATCCAGGCTACTAGAGCGATTAAAGCTACTACAACGGCAATGTAGAACAACCAGCTAGCTACTTTGTGAGCCACATTCTCTGCTCGAGATGGTTGGCTTTGTGCTTGGCTAATTAATGTTTGTACTTGTGAGATAAAGGACTTATCCCCTGTTTCTGTTACTTCTACATATAGGACACCACTACCATTTGTTGATCCACCAATGACTTGATCTTTAACATTCTTTTCGATTGGCTTAGATTCACCTGTTAAGAGGGCCTCGTTTACACGGGATTCTCCGCGAATAATGATACCATCAGCTGGAACATTTTCTCCTGCTTGAACACGGATAACATCTCCAACCTGAAGTTCAGACACAGGACGAGTTTCAATCGAATCATCTTCTAAAACAACATGAGCGTCTTTTGGCAATAATTCTGCTAGAGCTTTTTGCGCATCCCCTGCTTCACCCAATGCCTTCATTTCAATCCAGTGTCCTAATAACATGATTAAAAGTAACGTTGCAAACTCAAAGAAGAAGTCCATGACATGTTCTCCGGTCACATATCGAGCGGCCACTGCGTAAACACTATAGGCATAAGAAACCGTTATTCCCAAAGTAATCAAGGACATCATGCCTGGAGCTTTTGAATTAAACTCATCTTTCGCACCCATGTAGAATGGTTTTCCGCCATAAATGTATAGAATTGTTGCCAATACAGCTGCTACAACGTCTGCATAAGGAAAGATGATTTGGAAAGGCAACTGAATATCCATCAAAGGAGTAATGAGCAAGATTGCAATTCCTAATGGGAGTGACTTCAAGAAAATCTCCTTAAAGCTACCGTGATGGTGGTGGGCATGCCCTCCCATTGCGCCATGATCCATTTCACTGTGATCCATCGCACTATGGTCCATCTTGCCTTGATCCATATTGCTGTGATCCATATTGCTGTGATCCATATTGCTGTGATCCATCTTACTGTGGTCCATCTTGCCGTGATCCATATTGCTGTGATCCATATTGCTGTGATCCATATTGCTGTGATCCATATTGCTGTGATCCATCTTACTGTGATCCATCTTACTGTGATCCATCTTACTGTGATCCATCTTACTGTGGTCCATATTTCCATCTTTAAGATTGTTATCTTTTTTATTCATTATTGGCCTCCTTGTAAAATCATACATTCCGTGAACTTGAAAGACTGTTGAGCGCCTCTATACTTCAATGAGATAATTATTAACCATTTGGTTTCAAATAACAATTGAATGTTTACGGGTATTCGGATTTTATGTGTAGAGT from Teretinema zuelzerae carries:
- a CDS encoding transposase zinc-binding domain-containing protein — its product is MGTYIPHREGIIQTIVRNSLTRYQAYASPSQTILDRLEHFTDCADWSKGVARIRCEDCGHSYFRPFSCKVFHLCPSCDQKRTLLYAEYLSEDLLLDLPHRQFVFTIPKILRPYFKSDKRLFGEVSKLIFSLLSEFFSLAAGRPLLCASVVSYQSFGEFARFHPHWHVLVLEGGFTKYDRFIYLPIGADEGMLKVWQAAILALFLRKELINQARVNMLKDWKHSGFSIESETRLFSKADREALGQYVVRGATCAEKIQYDPVSDTVIWTASLKGFYKGKSETFKGFEFVDQLVAHLPPRRVQLVRRYGVYAGKVRKQWQQRPNIYQLAPEGWQKDHPSQSQIVQAKPPENEEAVQVPDAWSKLRKQSWARLLQKVYEVDPFVCPRCHGSMSVVAIIEDPKELTKIIEWVSQQERDQPVTVCARSPPHLELVSV
- a CDS encoding transposase, which encodes MLFETKWFTTFLKETANGLWHFKYRGVAEKNWKQLLGWMSRSRLSPMIKVGRMVRRHLWGILNAITMQATNAIAESTNATIQKIKSRACGFRSRARFRLAILFHRGGLSMLPNGAIQA
- a CDS encoding heavy metal translocating P-type ATPase; this encodes MDHSNMDHSNMDHSNMDHGKMDHSKMDHSNMDHSNMDHSNMDQGKMDHSAMDHSEMDHGAMGGHAHHHHGSFKEIFLKSLPLGIAILLITPLMDIQLPFQIIFPYADVVAAVLATILYIYGGKPFYMGAKDEFNSKAPGMMSLITLGITVSYAYSVYAVAARYVTGEHVMDFFFEFATLLLIMLLGHWIEMKALGEAGDAQKALAELLPKDAHVVLEDDSIETRPVSELQVGDVIRVQAGENVPADGIIIRGESRVNEALLTGESKPIEKNVKDQVIGGSTNGSGVLYVEVTETGDKSFISQVQTLISQAQSQPSRAENVAHKVASWLFYIAVVVALIALVAWMIIADLPTAVIFTVTTLVIACPHALGLAIPLVVSRSTSLGASRGLLVKNREALELTTKADVMVLDKTGTLTTGEFKVLDVTVLSDKYSEEEITGLLAGIEAGSSHPIAQSIVNHAEAKGIKSVSFDSIEIVSGAGIEGEANGHHYQLISQKAYGKALRMDIPKGATLSILVENNEAIGAVALGDELKETSRNLIEVLKKYGIEPLMATGDNEEAAQGVAEVLGIQYQANQSPEDKYKLVESMKNQNKTVIMVGDGVNDAPSLALADVGIAIGAGTQVALDSADIILTQSDPGDIESFIELANKTTRKMKQNLVWGAGYNFIAIPIAAGLLAPIGITLGPAFGAVLMSLSTVIVAINAMLLRLDPK